A stretch of DNA from Salvelinus fontinalis isolate EN_2023a chromosome 17, ASM2944872v1, whole genome shotgun sequence:
agacatcaaaaccatgaaataatacatatggaatcatgtagtaagcaaaaaagtgttaaacaaatctacatatttgagattcttcaaagtagccaccctgatgacagctttgcacactcttggcgttctctcaaccagcttcacctggaatgctttttcaacagtcttcactgtcaactgcgttttattttcagcaaacttaacatgtgtaaatatttgtatgaacataagattcaacaactgagacataaactgaacaagttccacagacatgtgactaacagaaatggaataatgtgtccctgagcaaaggggtggtcaaaatcaaaagtaacagtcagtatctggtgtggccaccatctgcattaagtactgcagtgcatctcctcctcatgaactgcactgtgatatgttaccccactcttccaccaaggcacctgcaagttcccggacatttctggggtaaatggccctagccttcaccctccgatccaTCAGGTCTCAGAcgtgttcaatgggattgagatccgggcttttcgttggccatggcagaacactgacattcctgtcttacaggaaatcatacacagaatgagcagtatggctggtggcattgtcatgctggatggAGGGTCATCTCAGGTTGAGCctcttttagtgtcctaagttttcataactgtgactgttagtgtcttaaccactgttccacaggtgcatgttcatgtttatggttcattgaacaagcatatgaaacagtgtttaaaccctttacaatgaagatctgtgaagttatttggatttttatgaattatctttgaaagacctgATCCTGAAAAAGGGAATTTTTtgttgctgtgtttgtgtgtgtatatatacatatatatgtgtgtgtgtgtgtgtgtatatatatttatatacatatatatgtgaaTATATATAAATgcgtgtgcatatatatatatatatatatatatacacatatttatatacatatgtgtgtgtgtatatgtatatacacgcatatatatatatttctatacatatatatgtgtgtgtgtgtgtgtgtacatatatacatccatttgagcagacacatgcacatttgtggcctgctggaggtcattttgcagggctctggcaatgcacctccttgcacaaaggcggaggtagcggtcctgctgctgggttgttgccctcctacggcctcctccacgtctcctgatgaactggcctgtctcctggtagcgcctccatgatctggacactacgctgacagacacagcaaacctttttgccacagctcgcattgatgtgccatcctggatgaactgcactacctgagccacttgtgtgggttgtagactccgtctcatgctaacactagagtgagagcaccgccagcattcaaaagtgaccaaaacatcagccaggaagcatagaaactgagaagtggtctgtggtcaccacctgcaggatcactccttttttgggggtgtcttgctaattgcttataatttccaccttttgtctatttcatttgcacaacagcatgtgaaatgtattgtcaatcagtgttgcttcctaagtggacagtttgatttcacagaagtgtgattgacttggagttacattgtgttgttaaagtgttccctttatttttttgagcagtgtatatatatttatatacatatgtgtgtgtatatataatatatatatatatatatatatatatatataaacaaaagtgagtacactcctcacatttttttttaaatatttgagtttatcttttcatgtgacaacactgaagaaatgacactttgctacaatgtaaagtagtgagtgtacagcttgtataacagtgtaaatttgctgtcccttcaaaataactcaacacacagccattcatgtctaaaccgctggcaacaaaagtgagtacaacccctaagtgaaaatgtccaaattgggcccaattagccattttccctccccggtgtcatgggGAGGGAAGGAAGTCCCAGTCTGCTTGTCTtgagcaaactgtttgcgggctttcttgtgcatcatctttagaagaggcttccttctgggacttCCTTCCCTACCCAtgactcacttttgtgatatactgtgtatatatatcatgtatgtgtatatatatgtttgtgtatatatatacatatgtgtgtgtgtgtgtgtatatatacgcgGTACTGCTTGACAAAagaaaatcttggtcgaccaacaacctatcgaccaaacaatcgacccgTTGACTAATTGGGGTCATCCCTAATCCACATTAACGTGTTTAGAAacttctattcttatttacaataaaaatgacacaatactttatttaccattaatttctattgggcactaaatctgaaacacaacaaaaataaactgcaaatgcatccaagcTTGATGTTGTCATTGCATTCTAGGACCAAATGCTAAACTTTTGACAACTTTATTTATAAGATTATTTAGGGGTGTCAATTTTGACCCCTACCCTTTTTGAGAAAAAATAACTATTACTTGTTAACAAagtctttctctgagcaattgttttagtataaaataatataatggagcatacaatatagctcagtatttgaattgtTTATTTTATACAATTATtactgctcatctttatcaaggatgTCAATCATTTCTGACCCCTCTGTATATGTAGCGTACCGGTATCTCTGTTTAATTAATGCACAATTGAGATGGTGACTATATTCGTCCTTCTGACTATTTCAGGCTAACCGTAATATGATGCCGAGTGAGAGGAAAGGGAAAACTGCTGAAACTCCAGTGGTTCCTCCTAGACCCACAGAAGAGGTAGGCTTGGATGATTTGACTGATCAGGATTTATAATCGTATCTGTCAGTTATCCTGTGTCATGGTGGCTCTTATAGGATGATTTTGTCTTATGTTTCCAGGAGATAAACAGACCAGCCAGACGTGGTCagcaaaatacaaaaaaagacaATCCGGTAAGCGCACGCACATAcgctcacacaccacacacacacgcacactcactccTTATCTGTAATTTATTTTCTAGGACCAATGTGATGATGAATGCCTTAAAGAGGGTGAATCTCTCTTCCCGGTGgtaaaagaggagggagaggacaagGACGAAGGAGAGGCCGTGGTTAAACCTACAGATAGCACATCAGTAAGAGTTTGTTTTCATTTTATTTTCTACATCCCTCTCGGCGTGTATCCACAAAGCTTCTCGGAGTAGGagcgctgatctaggatcagtttgggCTTTTAGAACGTAATGAATATGATTTATATTGACAGGTCCTGATCCTAGATAAGCACTCATACTCTGATACGCTTTAGGAATACGGGCACAGTACTCTATCCTTGCTGTGTCCATGCAAATATCAGGGTTTCACTTCAATTCAGTTAAGATTATTCCATGATTAAATGCTGGTATTTTCCAGATTTTCTCAATGTTTCTAACAGACACTATGAGGTAACCAAATGAACACTTCCCTTTACTTGCCCTTTGCGTTAATGTATTGATTTGTATTCTATTGTTCTTAGGCCAAGATGCGAGAACCCACGAGACACAATCCATTCATGCCACGCGGTGCTGGAGGCAAGGTAACGTTCAAACCTCTATTTTCATGCACACACATCTGTTGATCTCCCATTGTGTACATTGTAGTTCCCTTCCTCCAGGTGTTAACTATGGTTTACAATATGCATGTTATGGTTCCGTTGTGGGATAACTGTTATAGTGCTCTAGTGTAAAAGTTGTTATTTTTGATTTGTGTCTGTTTCAGGGTAAAACCAAGAAGCGTGAACCCCAGCAGGGAGCTTCAGGCAGTGACTCAACAGAGGTAGCTCTGCACCCTGACACTCCTACTAACATTGTTCTGCCAGATACCGGTACTGTTTTAATGGATATCTACTGTACAACCGTCACTCCTGAGGTTTTGTTTGTGTATGCGATGGCTTGACTGCCACAGCTAACAGACTGTAAAGTGGCCCAGGATTTCAAAATGGCCGTCACATGAGGTCTATTAGATGACTAGTTCTTTTTTTCTCGGTCACTGGAAGGATTTCCCCACACGGTATTCTCTGACTCCCAACTAAGAAAAGGATGTTCTTTTTTAAATCTTCTGTTCTTTTTTCTTTCTATCTCTACCTACCAAACACCCAGCCACACCACCTCTCCCCTTACTTTGCATTGTGAATTGATTAGATTGCTATTTGCGTAAACTTGTTCCCCTGCTTCCTGTTTCTTTGAACCCTGGAAGATTTTAGATGCTCCACTTCTGCAAAACAGCACAGAAAGGAACTGAAATCCAAAATCGCAACTTGAAATCTGAAACTGACCACGTATTTTCTCATTTCTGGCCAGTGAATCTGATCGCTGATTAATTGTCTCTATATCTTGGTTGCTACACTGGCAGCAAAAACATTAGTTTGCCAAGAAATATTCTACTTTTCTTTAGTGTGTAGATTGTATACATAATAGCATGTCATTTATCACCCCTGCCCTCTCAGAACAAAGGTGGAAATAAATCATTATTCGACCAATTGGAGGTATTCCGTATTAATCCAGCGGAGCCAGAGCAGCAGGTTGGTTTCTGTAAACAATGTTAATAATATCAATCTGTGCTCTTAAATACCCACATAGATTTACTTTTCACTCTTGGTTTCCTCTCACTAACTGCCACAGAGTTGTGCATttgatttaaatagatttttgatTGAAAAGTATGACTTTCTGAAGCTGATTTAGGAAAATGTGTTTCTCAGCAGAATATGGATAGCCTGATGGAGTGGTGGAGCACAGTGGAGCGTGAGTCCGAAACATGCACACAGTACTGGCGTAGGGGTATTCCTTAAACTTGATCCAAATGATGCCCTTTCTCTTTTGCTGCAGAGTGGGAAGACATGCCTCAAGAGGATGACATGACTGAAAAAGAGGAGGCCAAGTAAGTGATTCCTTATGTTGGGTGTTACCTTATGTGCGTGCACCTGTATAGAACAGccatgttataaagctggtaaATGGGTACATCATACTATAGTAAGTAAGCATGGATAATACTAATTAATCTAAACTTGTTTTCCAGGGTGTTTGCAGTGACAGCTGAGAAGGTGCAGAAAGGTATCCGTGTGTTCAACAAGCTGTTCTCAGAGCGTGCAGAGAGCCTGTGGCAGCACGTCATTGACCTTAACAGCATTGCAGACGCCCTCGACTGTTTCAACAAGAAGACTAAGATCGCTCAAATCACTGGCGGTTCCACCAGTGCGGTAGGAGGCGTATGTACCATTGTAGGCCTCGCCCTGGCCCCTGTCACCTTCGGAACCTCCCTGATTGTCACGGCGGTGGGGCTGGGCGTGGCCACGGCGGGCGGCCTCACCACGGCTGGAGCCGGAATCTCCAACACGGTCAACAACTCCATGGACCGCAAGAAGGTGGAGGCCATCGTGACGGACTACCAGGAGAAGATAACCGACATCAACAAGTGCATGCTGTTCATCAAGCAGGGAATTGAGAGTCTGCGCAGGTTCGACCTACTGAAGATGAAGAAGCATGCATACAACCGTGACTTCCCGGGCCTCAACAACATCTACGAGGATGGCGCCATGGCTGGAAAGGCCATCCTCATTAACGCCAATGAGATGATGCGTGTGGTGCAGATAGCCAACGTGGCGGGCAGCACCGCGGCCAGAGCTGTCCAGATTGCCAGCATGGCCACCGGAGTGCTCACCGGCCTCTTTGTGGGcatggacatctactttgtggccAAGGACTCCAAGGAGCTGAAGAAGGGAGCCAAGTCAGAGTTTGCAGCCAAGATCAGGGAGGTGGCGACCCAGCTGCATGATGGACTGGTGGAGCTCAATGGCATACGGGTTGAGCTGCAGTCCTCAGATCCAGGCAACACCAATGAGACTAACACCCAAAACACAGATAATACCAATTACAGTAAAAAAACGGACGTCTCTGATGACAATATTGACAACTATAAAACCTCTGACAACAAAAGCATTGTTGACAACAGCAATACTTCAGATAACAGCTATAAGACCAGAAAATTCTAAACTGTAATTCCAACCCATCTCTACAACGACACATCCTGTCAGCATTAACACTACTAGTAGCAACGTTGAGGCTCTGATTCCTAAGTCTCTCTTTCATAGCACAAGCACCCATGCCTGAAACTTTTTTTGTTAGACTGCAAAATTAGAACCAgatgagccaaatacatttaaactcagtttttcacaattcctgacaattaattCTCGTAAAAATTCAccattttaggtcagttaggatcaccactttattttaagaatgtgaaatgtcagaataatagagaatgatttatttcagcttttatttctttcatcacattcccagtgggtcagaagtttacatacactcaattagtatttggtagcattgcctttaaattgtttaacttgggtcaaatgtttcaggtacccttccacaagcttcccacaataagttgggtgaattttggcccattcctcctgacggagctggagtaactgagacaggtttgtaggcctcctcgctcgcacacactttttcagttctgcccacaaatgttctataggattgaggtcagggctttgtgatggccactgcaataccttgactttgttgtccttaagccattttgccacaactctggaagtttgcttggggtcattgtccatttggaagaaccatttaacTTTtgacccaagctttaacttcctgactgatgtcttgagatgttgcttcaatatatccacataattttcctgcctcatgatgcaatctattttgtgaagtgcaccagtccctactgcagcaaaAGGACCACCACaagcaacatgatgctgccacccccgtgcttcacggttgggatggtgttcttcggcttgcaagcctccccctttttcctccaaacatacgaTGGTCAtcatgaccaaacagttctatttttgtttcatcagaccagaggacatttctccaaaaagtacgatctttgtccccatgtgcaggtgcaaaccgtagtctggcttttttatggcggttttggagcagtggcttcttccttgctgagcggcctttcaggttatgtcgatataggactcattttactgtggatatagatacggtttcctccagcatcttcacaaggtcctttgctgctgttcggggattgatttgcactttttgcaccaaaggacattcatctctaggagacagaacgcgtctctttcctgagcggtaggatggctgcgtggtcccatggtgtttatacttgcgtactattgtttgaacagatgaacgtggtaccttcaggcatttggaaattgctcccaaggatgaagcagacttgtggaggtctgcaaatttttttctgaggtcttggctgttttcttttgattttcacatgatgtcaagcaaagacacactgagtttgaaggtaggccttgaaatacattcacaggtacacctccaattgaatcaaatgatgtcaattagcctatcaaaagcttctaaaatcatgacataattttctggaattttccaagctctttaaaggcatagtcaacttagtgtatgtaaacttctgacccactggaattgtgatacagtgaaatgatctgtaaacaattgttggacaaattacttgtcatgcacaaagtagatgtcttaaacgacttgccaaaactatagtttgttaacaagaaatttgtggagtggttgaaaaacaaattttaatgactccaacctaagtgtatgtaaacttctgacttcaactgtaagtcaaTGAAAACAACCACCTATCTCTTTATGTTTTGCTTCTGAAAATCTAAGATAAGGCCAGATGATCCACAGACCTATGTTTACCAGAACATTGGATCCGAAGCACAGTACAGTTTCTATGGCAGCATCCTCATCACGACTGACACTGACCAGGACACTATTGGACTATTggacacctcttgactttttccacattttgttggtacggcctgaattttaaatggatgaaattgagattttgtgtcattggcctacacacaataccccataatgagtcaataagtattcaacccctttgttatgacaagacTATATAAGTTTAGGAGTAAAAATCTGCTTAAGTTTCATAGACTTTATACAATAagcgtttaacatgatttttgtaatgactacccTCATCTCTGTtccacacacatacaattgtctgcaaggtccctcagtcgagcagtgaatttcaaacagagatTCAACTACAtaaaccagggaggttttccaatgcctcgcaaagaagggcacctattggtagatgggtaaaaataaaatgaATGCAGACATTGCatatccctttgagtatggtgacgttattaattacactttggatggtgcatcaatacacccggtcactgcaaagatacaggcgtccttcctaactctgtaaaaaggaaatacagaaatatattttttacataagtattcacaccctggcgtcaggggcgaaaatctgagatcaaccttggaggggacaattacattaaattttctcaagagcaattcctgagggggacaccaaaagtagtgctgtaacgcatagcatacgttgttaaatgtatattgaggaaccataattcctacaactggataattgataggtacagtagttaactgaagggttttcccaacttgttcaaatgtttaaatcattataattctactactaataatagttatagcagtgctccttaccagtccagtatgtatgcaggtattcgtacttacaaccagcaatatcaagaaaggtcagtaggtgacaatggtactgtacactgtatgggtgtagttttcataaatacaatgaacatggtgtgatcacatctaaaagaatctccaattgagaaccatcacaaagttggtctccgtattgaattgaccttttaatttgactttttctgatacatttatatagtcattaaatatgtccacctggcctgagtctattacaatatctttgcaagaacaaaaagcttaaaataagtacagttctaaaagcaaaataactacttcaatgaaaaagcaaaataaatcaaccaaaatatccttcagtcagtgtctcaactcttcaaacagcagctatggacaagtatgtcgcacaaagtatgcaattttaaataaaataacattaagtaaatcatttgtaagtgtactgaaaactactaaacaaaagaacaactatcaattacaccatgggttctcaaacaggggtccatggactaattgcaaggagtccgtgaaataaaaaagtataatgaatgtagtcagtaccacaaggtttccagtaagtttacatataatatagagggggtggaggtccctgaggaccgctcaaaaccttgcctgccttgcctcaaaatatgcaggggttccagtaccccaaaaaggttgagaaccactgctatacacactactgaacaaaagaaccgagcatatgtttgcgggtttcctcaacaacacatcagttggcactttcgcaatgccctcgcctgttgtctccgacaccctgtatagcccaataaactccttgtgagggacatggtcatggtcaacataacgcagacagacattctcctgttcagcaccagagacatcttgagtaccatcaacaattaatgaaaattgtacaatcggaagagacctaatctcagctgcaatgcctcgaatgactattggccatgatgttcagaatttcattctgtgctttggggcctgtgtacattgtggtacgctctgttaaccacttcagtaaaatgggatcatcctcttctgccctaagtttcaaaatctggtataaattcccactgtcatccgtgtggcctctaaaggcttgtccctgtcttactacatgccgcaccgaactaacaattttcatcaagcaatgccttgcgtcatccagctgtttaccccacgcgctggacataactggacactgattggatttagctggtgtgctgttacaattacaaagtagcggtgggtttggcaattttgatgtgctgtgaatttttcaatgccttttctccagttcctaaatcctgcactaatgaaggcagcatcagctctttggccaaaagatggctggcttgaaaacccttggctacagtgaaaacacaacactccttttattgatggattataatgtagccaggggaaatcgcgaaaccatctctcttgaaacgtcaacactctgttggcaagagtttgcaattctataaattgtggg
This window harbors:
- the LOC129813846 gene encoding uncharacterized protein LOC129813846 isoform X1, coding for MNKLNPFKSTPKKDNEDTKLLGDKERQEEEKQKTVKSNLMQRERKERTETQPAVPPRPTEEELKDIALHDRLKKRETDDNQANRNMMPSERKGKTAETPVVPPRPTEEEINRPARRGQQNTKKDNPDQCDDECLKEGESLFPVVKEEGEDKDEGEAVVKPTDSTSAKMREPTRHNPFMPRGAGGKGKTKKREPQQGASGSDSTENKGGNKSLFDQLEVFRINPAEPEQQQNMDSLMEWWSTVEQWEDMPQEDDMTEKEEAKVFAVTAEKVQKGIRVFNKLFSERAESLWQHVIDLNSIADALDCFNKKTKIAQITGGSTSAVGGVCTIVGLALAPVTFGTSLIVTAVGLGVATAGGLTTAGAGISNTVNNSMDRKKVEAIVTDYQEKITDINKCMLFIKQGIESLRRFDLLKMKKHAYNRDFPGLNNIYEDGAMAGKAILINANEMMRVVQIANVAGSTAARAVQIASMATGVLTGLFVGMDIYFVAKDSKELKKGAKSEFAAKIREVATQLHDGLVELNGIRVELQSSDPGNTNETNTQNTDNTNYSKKTDVSDDNIDNYKTSDNKSIVDNSNTSDNSYKTRKF
- the LOC129813846 gene encoding uncharacterized protein LOC129813846 isoform X2; the encoded protein is MNKLNPFKSTPKKDNEDTKLLGDKERQEEEKQKTVKSNLMQRERKERTETQPAVPPRPTEEELKDIALHDRLKKRETDDNQANRNMMPSERKGKTAETPVVPPRPTEEEINRPARRGQQNTKKDNPDQCDDECLKEGESLFPVVKEEGEDKDEGEAVVKPTDSTSAKMREPTRHNPFMPRGAGGKGKTKKREPQQGASGSDSTENKGGNKSLFDQLEVFRINPAEPEQQNMDSLMEWWSTVEQWEDMPQEDDMTEKEEAKVFAVTAEKVQKGIRVFNKLFSERAESLWQHVIDLNSIADALDCFNKKTKIAQITGGSTSAVGGVCTIVGLALAPVTFGTSLIVTAVGLGVATAGGLTTAGAGISNTVNNSMDRKKVEAIVTDYQEKITDINKCMLFIKQGIESLRRFDLLKMKKHAYNRDFPGLNNIYEDGAMAGKAILINANEMMRVVQIANVAGSTAARAVQIASMATGVLTGLFVGMDIYFVAKDSKELKKGAKSEFAAKIREVATQLHDGLVELNGIRVELQSSDPGNTNETNTQNTDNTNYSKKTDVSDDNIDNYKTSDNKSIVDNSNTSDNSYKTRKF
- the LOC129813846 gene encoding uncharacterized protein LOC129813846 isoform X3 — encoded protein: MQRERKERTETQPAVPPRPTEEELKDIALHDRLKKRETDDNQANRNMMPSERKGKTAETPVVPPRPTEEEINRPARRGQQNTKKDNPDQCDDECLKEGESLFPVVKEEGEDKDEGEAVVKPTDSTSAKMREPTRHNPFMPRGAGGKGKTKKREPQQGASGSDSTENKGGNKSLFDQLEVFRINPAEPEQQQNMDSLMEWWSTVEQWEDMPQEDDMTEKEEAKVFAVTAEKVQKGIRVFNKLFSERAESLWQHVIDLNSIADALDCFNKKTKIAQITGGSTSAVGGVCTIVGLALAPVTFGTSLIVTAVGLGVATAGGLTTAGAGISNTVNNSMDRKKVEAIVTDYQEKITDINKCMLFIKQGIESLRRFDLLKMKKHAYNRDFPGLNNIYEDGAMAGKAILINANEMMRVVQIANVAGSTAARAVQIASMATGVLTGLFVGMDIYFVAKDSKELKKGAKSEFAAKIREVATQLHDGLVELNGIRVELQSSDPGNTNETNTQNTDNTNYSKKTDVSDDNIDNYKTSDNKSIVDNSNTSDNSYKTRKF